The Echinicola rosea genome has a segment encoding these proteins:
- a CDS encoding calcineurin-like phosphoesterase C-terminal domain-containing protein, whose protein sequence is MKKLFFTGLIMAASMVAIAQEAAKGTVYEDLNNNGKKDRKEDGIPQVAVSNGVDVVLTDKKGRYELPVSDDQIIFVIKPAGYQARVNEQNLPQYYYIHKPAGSPDMDFEGVAPTGKLPKKVDFGLLPVADKTNFTALIFGDPQPYTIEEVNHFDNGVVSEVEGIQDIDFGLSLGDLVGNDLDLFDPYIAATAKVGVPWYNVLGNHDLNFDAEEDHLADESFEAHFGPANYAFNHGKVHFIVLDDVMYPDPRDGKGYWGGFRQDQLEFVKNDLKYVPKDHLIVLAFHIPLSEPSGDPFNDEERQQLFDLLKDYPHTLSLSAHTHLQRQDFFFEKDGWNQKNPHHHYNVGTTSGDWYSGELNEKGIPKSTMRDGTPKGYAFLDFTGNQYEVRYKVVDQNEDYQMAIFAPKVLEKDKRTSAGIFVNFFMGTSEDQVRYRIDDGPWKNMHYLEEYDPTYMMDVYKWDMTEELLDGRRPSNPVKSTHLWRAGINAKQEIGAHTIEVEATDMFGKKHYGKKTYHIR, encoded by the coding sequence ATGAAGAAATTATTTTTCACCGGTCTAATTATGGCCGCTTCTATGGTGGCTATTGCCCAAGAAGCGGCCAAAGGTACGGTCTATGAAGACTTGAACAACAACGGCAAAAAAGACCGTAAGGAAGACGGCATCCCTCAAGTGGCTGTTTCGAATGGCGTAGATGTGGTCCTTACAGACAAAAAGGGCCGTTATGAATTGCCTGTAAGTGATGATCAGATCATTTTCGTCATCAAGCCCGCTGGCTACCAAGCTCGCGTTAATGAGCAAAATCTTCCTCAATACTACTATATTCACAAGCCTGCAGGTTCACCTGATATGGACTTTGAAGGCGTGGCACCTACTGGAAAACTCCCCAAAAAGGTAGATTTTGGCCTTCTCCCAGTAGCAGATAAGACTAACTTTACCGCACTGATTTTTGGCGATCCCCAGCCTTATACCATCGAAGAAGTCAATCACTTTGACAATGGTGTTGTTTCAGAAGTGGAAGGGATTCAAGATATTGACTTTGGTCTTTCATTGGGTGATTTGGTAGGCAATGATCTTGACCTTTTTGACCCTTACATTGCTGCTACTGCCAAAGTAGGGGTGCCTTGGTACAATGTATTGGGAAATCATGACCTTAACTTCGACGCTGAGGAAGACCATCTGGCAGATGAAAGTTTTGAAGCACATTTTGGTCCGGCCAATTATGCCTTTAACCATGGAAAAGTTCACTTTATCGTATTGGACGATGTGATGTATCCTGATCCTCGGGATGGGAAAGGCTACTGGGGTGGCTTCCGCCAAGACCAATTGGAGTTTGTCAAAAATGACCTCAAATACGTACCAAAAGATCACCTTATTGTACTGGCATTTCACATTCCCTTGAGCGAACCAAGCGGGGATCCGTTTAACGATGAAGAACGCCAGCAGCTGTTTGACCTGCTAAAAGATTATCCACATACCCTTTCTCTTTCTGCCCATACTCACTTGCAGCGTCAGGACTTCTTTTTTGAGAAAGATGGATGGAACCAAAAGAACCCACATCACCACTACAACGTCGGCACCACCTCCGGAGATTGGTACTCTGGTGAGCTCAATGAGAAAGGTATTCCGAAGTCCACCATGCGTGACGGGACACCAAAAGGATATGCCTTCTTGGATTTTACTGGAAACCAGTACGAAGTAAGGTATAAGGTGGTAGATCAAAACGAAGACTATCAAATGGCCATTTTCGCTCCGAAAGTACTCGAAAAGGACAAACGCACTTCTGCAGGTATCTTTGTAAACTTTTTTATGGGAACTTCAGAAGATCAAGTTCGCTACAGAATAGACGATGGGCCTTGGAAGAATATGCATTACCTCGAAGAATATGACCCCACATATATGATGGATGTGTATAAGTGGGACATGACAGAAGAGCTTCTTGATGGCAGACGTCCTTCCAATCCTGTTAAAAGTACTCACCTATGGCGTGCAGGTATAAATGCCAAGCAGGAAATAGGTGCGCACACTATTGAAGTGGAAGCCACCGATATGTTTGGCAAAAAGCACTACGGTAAGAAAACCTACCACATTCGCTAA
- a CDS encoding gluconate 2-dehydrogenase subunit 3 family protein, producing MNRRLALKQLAMAAGGLALIPSCDFSEENILAAYDELQITESQQQLLQKLVDTIIPKTDLKGAVELGVHDFVLVMANDCMSDGEQKQFLTGLKGFDDYTKKSSGTRFTKMDNVEAEKTVNAILEGKPTSDDEMATHYFLQTTKKYTIQGYMNSEYVMTELMPFQLVPGPEFNGKKEIVPGEKVNING from the coding sequence ATGAACAGACGATTAGCCTTAAAACAACTCGCCATGGCAGCAGGTGGCCTGGCCTTGATCCCTTCCTGTGATTTTAGTGAGGAAAATATACTGGCTGCGTATGATGAGCTGCAGATTACCGAAAGCCAGCAGCAATTACTCCAAAAACTGGTAGATACCATTATTCCCAAAACAGACCTAAAAGGTGCTGTAGAGCTGGGCGTACACGATTTTGTCTTGGTAATGGCCAATGACTGCATGAGTGACGGGGAGCAAAAGCAATTTCTTACTGGCCTGAAAGGATTTGATGATTATACCAAAAAATCATCCGGTACCCGGTTTACCAAAATGGACAATGTAGAAGCAGAAAAAACTGTCAATGCCATTTTGGAAGGCAAACCAACATCGGATGATGAAATGGCCACGCACTATTTTTTGCAAACCACGAAAAAATATACCATCCAAGGTTATATGAATTCCGAGTATGTGATGACCGAACTCATGCCCTTCCAATTGGTGCCAGGGCCGGAATTCAATGGGAAAAAAGAAATCGTACCAGGAGAAAAAGTGAACATCAATGGCTAA